A stretch of the Halomonas sp. CH40 genome encodes the following:
- a CDS encoding nicotinate phosphoribosyltransferase has protein sequence MTGSPMVDDSELALLTDLYQLTMTQAYWKEAYDQRATFSLFFRKLPPARRFMLACGQQHAAALVNELRFSEAALAKLAETGLFETGFLDWLRDWRFEGDIHTLPEGTPVFPNEPLLEVDAPIAHAQLLESLLMNLVQLETVLASKAVRLVMAAQGHPVVDFGMRRMHGIDAAVRGVRAYRNAGLAGTSNVLGGLRHGLAINGTMAHSYVLAHDDEYEAFRLFARHYPNTTLLVDTHDTLEGVRKVIELMREEPDIRVQAIRLDSGDLGDLAKQARQLLDSAGLSKVRIIASSGLDEHAISALLEDGAPIDAFGVGTQMGVSADAPVIDLSYKLVAYAGQPRVKHSTGKINLPCAKQVYRRYAEDGGYLGDVIALRDEALADSAERCEPLLRPLVVAGKLDADEMARADSAKERVAQALTQLPPDALALDDGESGYSVRLSPELERLRSES, from the coding sequence ACCAGCGCGCCACCTTCAGCCTGTTCTTTCGCAAACTGCCACCGGCGCGGCGCTTCATGCTTGCCTGCGGCCAGCAGCATGCCGCTGCCCTGGTGAATGAGCTGCGCTTTAGTGAGGCCGCGCTGGCAAAACTTGCCGAGACGGGCCTGTTCGAGACGGGCTTTCTGGACTGGCTACGCGACTGGCGCTTTGAAGGAGATATTCACACCCTGCCTGAAGGCACCCCGGTGTTTCCCAATGAGCCCCTGCTTGAAGTCGATGCGCCGATTGCCCATGCCCAGCTGCTGGAAAGCCTGCTGATGAACCTGGTGCAGCTGGAAACCGTGCTCGCCTCCAAGGCCGTGCGCCTGGTGATGGCCGCCCAGGGCCACCCGGTGGTGGATTTCGGCATGCGCCGCATGCACGGAATCGATGCCGCCGTGCGCGGCGTGCGGGCCTACCGCAACGCCGGGCTGGCGGGCACCAGCAATGTGCTGGGCGGCTTGCGCCACGGCCTTGCCATCAATGGCACCATGGCCCACAGCTATGTGCTCGCCCATGACGACGAATACGAGGCCTTCCGATTGTTCGCTCGCCATTACCCGAACACCACCCTGCTGGTCGATACCCACGACACCCTGGAAGGCGTCCGCAAGGTGATTGAGCTGATGCGTGAGGAGCCCGACATACGGGTGCAGGCCATTCGCCTGGATTCCGGCGACCTTGGCGACCTGGCCAAACAGGCCCGCCAGCTGTTGGATAGCGCCGGGCTCAGCAAGGTGCGTATCATCGCCAGCAGCGGTCTTGATGAACATGCTATCAGCGCCCTGCTGGAAGACGGCGCCCCCATTGATGCGTTTGGCGTGGGCACCCAGATGGGCGTTTCGGCGGATGCGCCCGTGATTGACCTTTCCTACAAGCTGGTGGCTTACGCTGGCCAGCCGCGCGTCAAGCACTCCACCGGTAAAATCAACCTGCCCTGTGCCAAGCAGGTCTACCGCCGCTACGCGGAGGACGGCGGCTATCTCGGTGACGTTATCGCCCTGCGCGATGAAGCCTTGGCTGACAGCGCTGAGCGATGTGAGCCCTTACTTCGCCCCCTGGTGGTGGCAGGCAAGCTCGACGCAGACGAGATGGCCCGCGCCGATAGCGCCAAGGAGCGAGTTGCCCAGGCACTGACACAGCTGCCGCCCGATGCCCTTGCGCTTGATGACGGCGAAAGCGGTTATTCCGTAAGGCTGAGCCCTGAGCTGGAACGACTGCGTTCAGAAAGTTGA